The proteins below come from a single Chryseobacterium nepalense genomic window:
- a CDS encoding SDR family oxidoreductase translates to MKKILLTGATGYIGKRMISVIAAQGYKVVCCCRDASRFSRNTDIDESLIEVVEVDFLKPETLENIPKDISGAYYLMHSMSNSNDYEDSEKKCADNFATFIETTECQHIVYLSGLVNEKELSKHLGSRFQVEKILMESKIPVTVLRAGIIIGSGSASFEIIRDLVEKLPVMVAPRWLDTKCQPIGIANVLDFLIFVLFKEESYHKSFDIGCDDVLTYKQMLLEFARIRNLKRKIFTLPVMTPKLSSYWLYFITSTSYNLATALVGSMKIEVICRPESLSEIKRITGIQPFSYGTALKRTLAKIQANEIVSSWKDSFISSRRDTSLKDFMEVPHYGCFTDLRSGAYDDREKCIERIFRLGGSNGWYGQSLWKIRGFMDLLVGGPGLRRGRTHPDRLHEGDALDFWRVLYADRQEGKLILFAEMKLPGEAWLMFKIYRGKLWQKAVFRPHGISGRLYWFAVLPFHGIIFKGMLKRLTGDS, encoded by the coding sequence ATGAAAAAAATACTGCTTACGGGAGCCACCGGATATATCGGAAAAAGGATGATCAGCGTGATCGCTGCACAAGGCTATAAAGTAGTGTGCTGCTGCAGAGATGCAAGCCGGTTTTCAAGAAATACGGATATCGACGAATCTCTTATCGAAGTGGTGGAAGTAGATTTCCTGAAACCGGAAACTCTGGAAAATATTCCCAAAGACATTTCCGGGGCATATTATCTCATGCATTCTATGAGCAATAGTAATGATTATGAAGATTCTGAAAAGAAATGTGCAGATAATTTTGCAACATTTATTGAAACTACCGAATGTCAGCATATAGTCTATTTATCGGGTCTGGTAAATGAAAAAGAACTTTCAAAACATCTGGGTTCGAGATTTCAGGTTGAAAAAATTTTAATGGAATCCAAAATTCCTGTTACGGTTTTAAGGGCAGGAATTATTATAGGGTCGGGAAGTGCCTCATTCGAGATCATTCGGGATCTGGTAGAAAAATTGCCGGTGATGGTAGCTCCAAGATGGTTGGATACCAAATGTCAGCCCATTGGTATCGCTAATGTCCTGGATTTCCTGATCTTTGTTCTTTTTAAAGAAGAAAGTTATCATAAAAGTTTTGATATCGGCTGTGATGATGTGCTTACCTATAAGCAGATGCTTCTGGAATTTGCACGTATAAGAAACCTGAAAAGAAAGATCTTCACACTGCCGGTGATGACCCCGAAACTTTCTTCATACTGGCTTTATTTTATTACTTCCACTTCATATAATCTTGCAACAGCATTGGTAGGAAGCATGAAAATTGAAGTAATCTGCAGACCCGAAAGTCTGTCTGAAATAAAACGTATTACCGGAATACAGCCTTTTTCCTATGGAACAGCTTTAAAAAGAACGCTTGCAAAAATTCAGGCAAATGAAATTGTTTCGAGCTGGAAAGACAGTTTTATAAGCAGCAGGAGAGATACCAGCCTCAAAGATTTTATGGAAGTTCCTCATTACGGCTGTTTTACTGATCTTAGAAGCGGCGCTTATGATGATCGTGAAAAATGTATCGAAAGAATTTTCCGGCTCGGCGGCAGTAATGGATGGTACGGACAGAGTTTATGGAAAATTCGCGGTTTTATGGATCTTCTGGTAGGCGGACCCGGCCTCAGGCGGGGGCGGACGCATCCGGACAGACTTCATGAAGGCGACGCCCTGGATTTCTGGAGGGTTTTATATGCAGATCGACAGGAAGGAAAACTGATTCTTTTTGCTGAAATGAAACTTCCTGGAGAAGCCTGGCTGATGTTTAAAATTTACCGCGGGAAATTATGGCAAAAAGCCGTATTCAGGCCGCATGGGATTTCAGGAAGATTATATTGGTTTGCCGTTTTGCCTTTTCACGGAATTATTTTTAAAGGAATGCTTAAAAGGCTCACCGGGGATTCCTGA
- a CDS encoding SDR family NAD(P)-dependent oxidoreductase, translated as MKTIVIVGCGSGIGLETARTLSEKYNIIGISRTKHPELDNINLKFYEKDILSDNLEDIAFPDVIDGLVYAPGSINLKPLNRLSEEDFTHDFAINVLGAVKCIQKLLPNLKKSGNASIVLYSSVAAKTGMPFHASVSASKCAVEGLTRSLAAEFSAQKIRCNAIAPSLTDTPLASQLLSTPEKREASAKRHPLQRIGNAGEMARLTSFLLSDDASWITGQIIAIDGGLSTIKL; from the coding sequence ATGAAAACCATCGTAATAGTAGGCTGCGGTAGCGGTATCGGGCTTGAAACAGCAAGAACACTTTCGGAAAAATACAATATAATAGGAATTTCCAGAACTAAACATCCGGAACTTGATAATATCAATCTAAAATTTTATGAAAAGGATATTTTATCGGATAACCTCGAGGACATTGCTTTTCCAGATGTAATCGACGGACTGGTTTATGCACCGGGAAGTATTAATCTTAAACCACTTAACAGACTTTCTGAGGAAGATTTTACCCATGATTTTGCCATCAATGTCCTCGGTGCCGTGAAATGCATACAAAAATTGCTTCCCAATCTGAAAAAATCCGGGAATGCATCAATTGTTCTTTATAGTTCTGTGGCAGCAAAAACGGGAATGCCGTTTCATGCTTCAGTTTCAGCCAGCAAATGTGCTGTAGAAGGTCTTACAAGAAGCCTTGCAGCTGAATTTTCAGCACAGAAAATAAGATGCAATGCTATTGCCCCATCCTTAACAGATACTCCACTTGCTTCACAGCTGTTATCTACCCCGGAAAAACGAGAAGCTTCAGCAAAAAGACATCCGCTGCAGAGAATCGGGAATGCCGGTGAAATGGCCAGATTAACTTCTTTTTTACTTTCTGATGATGCTTCATGGATTACAGGCCAGATTATCGCTATTGACGGAGGTTTAAGTACCATAAAACTGTAA
- a CDS encoding Tex family protein — protein MNATRYIQQILDIPEKNIVPTLQLLAEDCTIPFIARYRKDKTGNLDETQIEQISKISKQFEEIVKRKETILKSVEEQNALTPELKQRIEESFNLQELEDLYLPFKKRKKTKADAAKEKGLEPLAKMIMSQKAQDLQSLASRYLNEKVGTEEEALQGARDIMAEWINENMYVRKNLRRIFQRKAVITSKVVKAKQEEEDAKKFSQYFEWEENLSRTPSHRLLAMLRAESEGYVKTNVGIDKDEAIEFIENAIIKSNNETVEQIALAIKDSYKRLLEPAISNETLQEAKEKADKKAIEIFSENLTQLLLAPPLGEKRILAIDPGYKSGCKVVCLDEKGDLLHNETIYPHVPQNESGMAMKKIRSMVNAYNIDAISIGNGTASRETEFFIKKIAFDKPLQVFVVSEAGASVYSASKIAREEFPSYDVTVRGAISIGRRLSDPLAELVKIDPKSIGVGQYQHDVDQTQLKNELDSTVMKCVNAVGINLNTASKSLLSYVSGIGEKMAENIVNFRAENGAFEDRKQLKKVPRLGEKAFQQAAAFVRISNPKNPLDNSAVHPEAYGIVEKMAKDLGIKTHELIASKEKIAQIAPEKYITDDIGILSIKDILKELEKPGLDPRKAAKVFEFDPNVKKITDLKIGMVLPGIVNNITAFGCFVDLGIKESGLVHISQLKDGFVSDVNEVVKLHQHVQVKVTDIDEARKRIQLSMII, from the coding sequence ATGAACGCCACACGTTATATACAGCAGATTCTTGATATTCCGGAAAAAAATATTGTCCCTACCCTTCAGCTGTTGGCCGAAGACTGTACCATTCCTTTTATTGCCCGGTACCGGAAAGACAAAACAGGAAATCTGGACGAAACACAGATTGAACAGATCTCAAAGATCAGCAAACAGTTTGAAGAGATTGTCAAAAGGAAAGAGACCATCCTGAAATCTGTAGAGGAGCAAAATGCCCTTACCCCAGAATTAAAACAAAGAATTGAAGAAAGTTTCAACCTGCAGGAGCTTGAAGATTTATATCTTCCGTTTAAGAAAAGAAAAAAAACCAAAGCCGATGCTGCAAAGGAAAAAGGTCTTGAACCTTTAGCTAAAATGATCATGAGCCAGAAAGCCCAGGATCTGCAGTCTCTGGCTTCAAGATACCTCAACGAGAAAGTCGGGACCGAAGAAGAAGCACTTCAGGGAGCGAGAGATATCATGGCTGAATGGATCAACGAAAACATGTATGTCCGCAAAAACCTGAGAAGGATCTTCCAGAGAAAAGCTGTGATTACCTCGAAAGTTGTAAAGGCAAAGCAGGAAGAAGAAGATGCTAAAAAATTCTCACAATATTTTGAGTGGGAAGAAAACCTCAGCAGAACTCCCTCCCATCGTCTCCTGGCCATGTTGCGTGCAGAGTCTGAAGGCTATGTAAAAACAAATGTGGGAATTGATAAAGATGAAGCGATTGAATTTATAGAAAATGCAATTATTAAATCCAATAACGAAACAGTGGAACAGATTGCGCTGGCTATAAAAGACAGCTACAAACGCTTGCTGGAACCTGCTATTTCAAATGAAACACTGCAGGAAGCCAAAGAAAAGGCAGATAAAAAAGCCATCGAAATTTTCTCTGAAAACCTCACACAGCTGCTGCTTGCCCCTCCACTGGGAGAAAAGAGAATTCTTGCCATCGACCCGGGCTACAAAAGCGGATGCAAAGTCGTTTGCCTGGATGAAAAAGGCGATCTTTTGCATAATGAAACCATTTATCCTCACGTACCACAAAATGAATCCGGCATGGCTATGAAGAAAATACGGTCTATGGTAAATGCTTATAATATTGATGCCATCTCCATAGGAAACGGAACTGCCAGCCGCGAAACGGAATTTTTCATCAAAAAAATTGCTTTCGACAAACCGTTACAGGTTTTTGTAGTTTCCGAGGCGGGAGCATCCGTATATTCTGCCAGTAAAATTGCAAGAGAAGAATTTCCATCGTATGACGTCACCGTTCGTGGTGCAATATCCATCGGAAGAAGATTATCGGATCCTTTGGCAGAGCTCGTGAAAATAGATCCTAAATCCATCGGCGTAGGGCAATATCAGCATGATGTAGACCAGACCCAACTGAAAAATGAGCTGGATTCTACTGTGATGAAGTGCGTCAACGCAGTGGGGATCAATCTTAATACGGCCAGCAAATCATTGCTGAGCTATGTCTCCGGGATCGGTGAAAAAATGGCGGAAAATATTGTAAATTTCCGTGCCGAAAATGGCGCTTTCGAAGACCGTAAACAACTGAAAAAGGTTCCGAGACTGGGCGAAAAAGCTTTCCAGCAGGCCGCTGCGTTTGTAAGGATCAGCAATCCGAAAAATCCTTTGGATAATTCTGCCGTACATCCTGAAGCATACGGAATTGTGGAAAAAATGGCAAAAGATTTAGGCATCAAAACGCATGAACTCATTGCCAGTAAAGAAAAAATTGCACAGATTGCACCTGAAAAATATATCACAGACGATATCGGAATTTTAAGCATTAAAGATATCTTAAAAGAGCTTGAAAAACCAGGACTGGATCCAAGAAAAGCAGCAAAGGTTTTTGAATTTGATCCGAATGTGAAAAAAATTACGGATCTGAAAATCGGGATGGTTCTTCCCGGAATTGTTAATAACATTACAGCTTTCGGGTGTTTTGTAGATCTGGGAATAAAAGAGAGCGGACTGGTCCATATTTCCCAGTTGAAGGACGGATTTGTATCTGATGTGAATGAAGTGGTAAAACTACACCAGCACGTTCAGGTAAAAGTAACGGATATAGATGAAGCCAGAAAAAGAATACAGCTGAGTATGATTATATAA
- a CDS encoding alpha/beta fold hydrolase: MSTLTLKDGTEIFYKDQGEGPVLMFHHGWPLSSDDWDAQVIFFLKKGYRVIAHDRRGHGRSSQNIYNHTIEQYASDAAELVEFLDLKDVVHIGHSTGGGEVIRYVNKYANGRAKKAVLISAIPPVMVQSESNPDGVPMSVFDDIRNQTMNNRNQFYYDLTFPFYGYNREGADVKDGIQRNWWRQGLMGGIVAHYDGIKAFSETDLSEDLKAVDIPVLVMHGEDDQIVPIANAALKSIKLLKNGKLITYPGFPHGMPTTQHETINKDLLDFITA; this comes from the coding sequence ATGAGTACACTTACATTAAAAGACGGAACAGAAATTTTTTACAAAGATCAGGGTGAAGGACCGGTATTGATGTTTCACCACGGATGGCCACTATCTTCAGACGACTGGGATGCCCAGGTTATTTTCTTTCTGAAAAAAGGGTACCGGGTAATCGCTCACGACAGGAGAGGTCACGGACGTTCCAGCCAGAATATTTACAACCACACCATTGAGCAATATGCTTCTGATGCTGCAGAATTGGTTGAATTTTTAGATTTGAAGGATGTGGTTCACATCGGGCACTCAACAGGCGGTGGTGAAGTAATCCGTTATGTGAATAAATATGCCAACGGAAGAGCTAAAAAAGCAGTGTTGATCAGTGCAATTCCTCCTGTGATGGTGCAGAGTGAAAGCAATCCGGATGGTGTGCCGATGTCGGTTTTTGATGATATCAGAAATCAGACCATGAACAACAGAAATCAGTTTTATTATGACCTTACTTTTCCTTTTTACGGGTATAACAGAGAAGGCGCTGATGTAAAAGACGGTATCCAGAGAAACTGGTGGAGACAGGGACTGATGGGCGGAATCGTAGCTCATTATGACGGAATTAAAGCGTTTTCAGAGACCGATTTAAGTGAAGATCTTAAAGCAGTGGATATTCCGGTTTTGGTGATGCATGGTGAGGATGACCAGATCGTTCCTATTGCCAATGCTGCATTAAAATCCATTAAATTATTAAAGAACGGTAAACTGATCACCTATCCAGGTTTCCCTCACGGAATGCCAACTACCCAGCATGAAACCATTAACAAAGATCTTTTGGATTTTATCACAGCATAA
- a CDS encoding DUF6443 domain-containing protein: MLVSGIPFIASAQTLPTPSENYTYTKVYLSEDGSKKSESVQYFDDLGRPKQSIQVKATPLGQDIVVPIIYDSLGRQTRSMLSVPMPTANLGIQNVSENTVNAYYGVSNAYSQQKLEASPLARPLEIAHPGTEWAMGSGHTQKMTYGLNKNSDQVKKYTVTNSWQNATAVSSLPAVSFYNEKVLTKNTVTDEDGNTTIEFKNSLGQTVLVRKVISTTANADTYYVYNDYGHLVYVISPKASEWISTNGNTITQQILDNLCYQYKYDHKARLLEKKLPGKGWEFMVYDKQNRLVLSQDAVLRTTANSFNAKGWMFTKYDQFGRVVYTGFFANTGTRAAMQSAINNMTANAGNNEAKSTTPISQNGMDIYYTKNAFPTGSMTIMSVSYYDTYPSYSFNPSFPSTIFGKSVLTDQPSASVSTRTLPVMTLVKNIEDHGWTKSYVYYDNQARAIGGHSINHLGGYTRTETDLDFAGVPLQVKTYHKRLASDPEKTITETFTYDHQNRLRTHKHKIDNNAEEILVQNEYNELSQLKSKKVGGKVLGSGLQTVDYSYNIRGWMTQINDPANLGTDLFGYKIKYSQVEGLQTPDTSDPSLKVLPKFNGNIAEVDWRTAATPNESMKRYGYVYDQMNRLSAGFYQNDTNPSLREYYEKATYDLNGNIITMKRTAQRMGGTALLIDNLTYRYENNNTSNRLQRVSDEVTLSKGFPYSAVPTDIGYNDNGNMTSFQDKGISSIQYNYLNLPKNITQNAELTAYTYRADGVKVKKLFNGLQTDYLDGFQYKFTYTWEAPSGTMTSDGIRLRMIPTSEGYFDVLRNRYFYNYKDHLGNVRLSYSDADGNGEVTGDIVVNNCSTLPDGSTVCNNYIITGEAEGVTNYYPFGMMHNSESHSFENPYQYNYNGKELQETGMYDYGARFYMPDVGRWGVIDPLAEVAPHISSYHYANNSPVMYNDPTGMVSQSFMDNVWNSSSGTTWYNTGTGFVSDGGSAMDYDGKNINWGRSYMDMLMMRVGLGSSGEGGGSAFEILLPELVLNGYGRAKHWGGAISTYNINHGILLNGIAGMQSAWNRAVFEASQPFKPVLHNGSAYMMSGDLMGISDLIGIGLSRVAEEHPYAAMALSVAAIVATKGRAADDVFEAEKGLLLQASRKKGIIKADYLFENLNDAKNLGSKLLGPSKIRMYDDTGKWIGWENKSGAQVYWKHGDWGKGVGSSTFPHINYNINGQKGHFFLKNKITNRGEWNAFTTYYNFNP; this comes from the coding sequence ATGTTAGTATCAGGTATTCCGTTTATCGCGTCTGCCCAAACGCTTCCTACACCATCCGAAAACTATACATATACCAAAGTTTACCTGTCTGAAGACGGCAGCAAAAAATCCGAATCGGTACAGTATTTTGATGATCTTGGAAGACCTAAACAGAGTATACAGGTAAAAGCCACTCCTCTGGGGCAGGATATTGTGGTTCCTATCATTTATGACAGCTTGGGAAGGCAGACCAGAAGCATGCTTTCTGTCCCTATGCCAACAGCAAATCTGGGGATACAAAATGTCTCCGAAAACACGGTGAATGCTTATTATGGAGTCTCCAATGCCTACAGTCAGCAGAAACTGGAAGCTTCTCCACTGGCAAGACCGCTGGAAATTGCACATCCCGGAACAGAATGGGCAATGGGATCTGGTCATACTCAGAAGATGACGTATGGTCTTAATAAAAATTCGGATCAGGTAAAAAAATATACCGTCACCAATTCGTGGCAGAATGCTACGGCCGTATCTTCCCTGCCTGCCGTCTCTTTTTATAATGAAAAAGTGCTGACTAAAAATACGGTAACCGACGAAGACGGTAACACAACCATAGAGTTTAAAAACAGTTTGGGACAAACGGTTTTGGTAAGGAAAGTCATCAGTACAACTGCTAATGCGGATACCTATTATGTCTATAATGATTACGGGCACTTGGTTTATGTTATTTCACCAAAAGCATCCGAGTGGATCTCTACTAATGGTAATACCATAACACAACAGATTCTGGATAACCTCTGTTACCAGTATAAATATGATCATAAAGCAAGGCTTTTAGAGAAAAAGCTTCCCGGCAAAGGTTGGGAATTTATGGTCTATGACAAGCAGAACAGGCTTGTCCTTTCACAGGATGCGGTGCTGAGGACTACAGCCAACAGCTTTAATGCAAAAGGATGGATGTTTACCAAGTATGATCAGTTCGGAAGAGTGGTTTATACAGGCTTTTTTGCCAATACCGGTACAAGAGCGGCAATGCAGTCTGCTATAAACAATATGACTGCCAATGCCGGAAACAATGAAGCGAAAAGCACTACGCCTATTTCACAAAACGGGATGGATATCTATTACACCAAAAATGCTTTCCCTACAGGAAGCATGACCATCATGAGTGTCAGCTATTATGACACTTATCCTTCCTATAGCTTCAATCCTTCTTTTCCTTCCACTATTTTCGGGAAATCTGTACTCACGGACCAGCCTTCAGCCAGTGTAAGCACCCGCACTTTACCGGTAATGACACTGGTAAAGAATATCGAAGATCACGGCTGGACGAAAAGCTACGTGTACTATGATAATCAGGCAAGAGCCATCGGAGGCCATTCCATCAATCATCTCGGCGGATATACCCGGACTGAGACAGACCTTGACTTTGCAGGAGTGCCTTTACAGGTAAAAACATATCATAAAAGACTGGCTTCCGATCCGGAAAAGACCATAACAGAAACTTTTACGTATGACCACCAAAACCGCCTGCGTACTCATAAGCATAAAATTGACAACAATGCAGAAGAGATTCTTGTTCAGAATGAGTATAATGAGCTTTCGCAGCTGAAAAGCAAAAAAGTGGGCGGCAAAGTATTAGGAAGCGGTCTGCAGACGGTGGATTACAGCTACAACATCCGGGGCTGGATGACGCAGATCAATGATCCTGCCAACCTGGGAACCGATCTTTTCGGGTATAAAATAAAATACAGCCAAGTGGAAGGCCTGCAGACTCCCGATACCTCAGATCCTTCCCTGAAGGTACTCCCGAAATTCAACGGGAATATTGCAGAGGTAGACTGGAGAACTGCAGCAACACCCAACGAATCCATGAAAAGATACGGCTATGTGTATGACCAGATGAACCGTCTCTCGGCAGGATTTTACCAGAACGATACCAATCCTTCTCTGAGGGAATATTATGAAAAAGCAACCTACGACCTGAACGGAAACATCATCACGATGAAAAGGACTGCTCAAAGAATGGGCGGTACGGCATTACTCATTGACAATCTTACGTACCGGTATGAAAATAATAATACCAGCAACCGTCTGCAGAGAGTGAGTGACGAGGTTACTCTGTCAAAAGGTTTTCCTTACAGCGCTGTTCCTACGGATATCGGCTATAACGATAACGGAAATATGACTTCTTTCCAGGATAAGGGAATTTCTTCCATTCAGTATAATTACTTAAATTTACCGAAAAATATCACCCAAAACGCTGAACTGACAGCCTATACCTACAGAGCAGACGGGGTGAAAGTGAAGAAGCTCTTTAACGGTCTGCAAACAGATTACCTCGATGGTTTCCAGTATAAATTTACGTACACCTGGGAAGCTCCTTCGGGAACGATGACCAGCGATGGGATCAGGCTAAGGATGATCCCGACATCAGAAGGGTATTTTGATGTCTTAAGGAACAGGTATTTTTATAATTACAAAGACCATTTGGGCAATGTACGGCTAAGCTACAGCGATGCAGACGGAAACGGAGAAGTAACGGGAGATATTGTAGTGAATAACTGTTCAACTTTACCCGATGGCAGTACAGTTTGCAACAACTATATCATCACAGGAGAAGCAGAAGGCGTAACCAACTACTATCCTTTTGGGATGATGCACAACAGCGAGTCTCATAGCTTTGAGAATCCTTACCAGTATAACTACAACGGCAAGGAACTTCAGGAAACGGGAATGTATGATTACGGCGCAAGATTCTATATGCCGGATGTTGGAAGATGGGGCGTTATAGATCCCTTAGCGGAAGTAGCACCACATATCTCCTCTTATCATTACGCCAATAATAGTCCTGTGATGTATAATGATCCTACAGGAATGGTTTCACAATCCTTTATGGACAACGTATGGAATTCTTCTTCAGGAACTACATGGTACAATACTGGAACAGGTTTTGTAAGTGATGGAGGAAGTGCTATGGATTATGACGGCAAGAATATAAATTGGGGTCGCAGTTATATGGACATGCTTATGATGAGGGTAGGCTTGGGATCAAGCGGAGAAGGCGGCGGAAGTGCGTTTGAAATACTATTGCCAGAACTTGTTCTAAATGGATATGGGAGAGCAAAACATTGGGGAGGTGCTATAAGCACTTATAATATTAACCATGGTATTCTTTTAAACGGCATTGCAGGTATGCAGTCTGCCTGGAATAGAGCTGTATTTGAGGCTAGTCAACCATTTAAACCTGTATTGCATAATGGTTCTGCTTATATGATGAGTGGCGATCTAATGGGAATTTCTGATCTTATTGGAATTGGCCTAAGCAGAGTTGCGGAAGAGCATCCCTACGCAGCAATGGCTTTATCGGTGGCGGCTATTGTAGCTACAAAAGGAAGAGCTGCTGATGATGTATTTGAAGCAGAAAAAGGATTATTATTACAAGCAAGTCGAAAAAAAGGTATAATAAAAGCTGATTATTTATTTGAAAATCTAAATGATGCAAAAAATTTAGGTTCTAAGTTGTTAGGTCCTTCTAAGATAAGAATGTATGACGATACTGGAAAATGGATTGGTTGGGAAAATAAATCAGGAGCCCAAGTATATTGGAAGCATGGTGACTGGGGAAAAGGTGTTGGCAGCTCCACATTTCCTCACATAAATTATAATATAAATGGACAAAAAGGACATTTTTTTTTAAAAAATAAAATTACAAATCGTGGCGAGTGGAATGCTTTCACCACATATTACAATTTTAATCCTTAA
- a CDS encoding YceI family protein yields MKKLSVIALVGVGLFAASCTKEKSAENATTAQEQTVAESKGEVLAVDTAASVVNWKAFHKGGMAPRWGTLNIKSGDLSIEGGQLAAGSFVIDMNSIKVDPASVTEKDKKPADLEAHLKNPDFFDTAKNPTSDFKITSVTDLKNASADAVAGANKTVSGNLTLSGKTMNVTFPAKVDVTETSASIQAKFTVNRADWGIKFGTSEADPAEWMISKDIEIAVDVKAKK; encoded by the coding sequence ATGAAAAAACTGAGTGTAATTGCTCTTGTGGGAGTAGGTCTTTTTGCTGCTTCATGTACGAAAGAAAAATCTGCTGAAAATGCGACAACAGCACAGGAACAGACGGTAGCTGAAAGTAAAGGAGAGGTACTTGCTGTTGATACGGCTGCTTCTGTAGTAAATTGGAAAGCTTTCCACAAAGGGGGTATGGCTCCGCGTTGGGGAACGCTCAACATTAAATCCGGAGATCTGAGCATTGAAGGCGGACAGCTTGCTGCGGGAAGCTTTGTGATTGATATGAATTCAATCAAGGTAGATCCTGCTTCCGTAACGGAAAAAGACAAGAAACCTGCAGATCTTGAAGCACACCTTAAAAACCCTGATTTCTTTGATACTGCGAAAAACCCTACTTCAGATTTCAAAATTACCAGTGTAACCGATCTTAAGAATGCTTCTGCAGATGCGGTTGCGGGCGCCAATAAAACAGTAAGCGGAAATCTTACGTTATCCGGAAAAACGATGAACGTAACGTTCCCTGCAAAAGTGGATGTAACGGAAACTTCGGCTTCTATTCAGGCTAAGTTTACGGTAAACAGGGCAGACTGGGGGATCAAGTTCGGTACTTCCGAAGCCGATCCTGCAGAATGGATGATCAGCAAGGACATTGAGATCGCTGTAGATGTAAAAGCGAAGAAATAA
- a CDS encoding MaoC family dehydratase: MENSNAESPVFNPEDFSIVPQRGFDELKIGEVFRAPSRTLTDAHASAFQTVSCDNHPIHYDKEYAKRYGHEAPVVHGLQVLAFTAPGATLLPHYFGNVFVSFLEQSCRFLKEVHSGDTLYSSLMITNLEPKGDLGVVTTEVTVYNQKSELVLQGQHKYLLRR; this comes from the coding sequence ATGGAAAATTCAAATGCCGAATCACCTGTTTTTAATCCTGAAGATTTTTCTATTGTCCCGCAAAGAGGTTTCGACGAGTTGAAAATAGGAGAGGTTTTCAGAGCTCCAAGCAGAACACTTACGGATGCACATGCTTCTGCTTTTCAGACAGTATCCTGCGACAATCATCCTATTCACTACGATAAGGAATATGCAAAGAGGTACGGCCATGAGGCACCGGTAGTACACGGATTACAGGTTTTAGCCTTTACTGCACCGGGAGCTACGCTGTTGCCGCATTATTTCGGGAATGTTTTCGTCAGTTTTTTAGAACAGTCATGCAGATTTCTGAAAGAAGTGCATTCCGGAGATACTTTATATTCTTCACTGATGATTACCAATCTGGAACCAAAAGGTGACCTGGGAGTAGTAACGACTGAAGTGACCGTTTATAATCAGAAATCGGAACTTGTACTTCAGGGACAGCACAAATATCTGCTGAGGAGATAA
- a CDS encoding histone H1 — protein MKELIEKINAEFEAFTTEANQQAEKGNKAAGTRARKAALELSKLFKDFRKVSVEESKK, from the coding sequence ATGAAAGAATTAATTGAAAAAATCAACGCGGAATTTGAAGCTTTTACAACTGAAGCAAACCAACAGGCAGAAAAAGGAAACAAAGCAGCTGGTACCAGAGCTCGTAAAGCAGCTTTAGAACTAAGCAAACTTTTCAAGGATTTCAGAAAAGTTTCTGTTGAAGAATCTAAAAAATAA
- the ribA gene encoding GTP cyclohydrolase II, protein MMKIQAQSNIPTDFGVFSMYAISENESDWNPHLALVAQNTDFNKTVNVRFHSECITGEIFHSKKCECGQQLDAAMKFMAENGGVIIYLRQEGRNIGIINKLKAYALQEKGLDTVEANLKLGLPADGRNFDVAVEILKMLEIQKINLLTNNPDKLRSLENSGIILENRLPLEIDSNEVNESYLVKKKDYFGHLLERV, encoded by the coding sequence ATGATGAAGATACAGGCACAATCCAATATACCAACCGATTTCGGAGTATTCTCGATGTACGCAATTTCCGAAAATGAGTCCGACTGGAATCCGCACCTGGCTCTGGTTGCACAAAACACGGATTTTAATAAAACTGTTAATGTCCGTTTTCATTCGGAGTGTATTACCGGAGAAATTTTTCATTCCAAAAAATGCGAATGCGGGCAGCAGCTCGATGCCGCCATGAAATTTATGGCTGAAAACGGAGGGGTCATCATTTATCTGAGACAGGAAGGCCGAAACATCGGAATTATTAATAAGCTTAAAGCATATGCACTTCAGGAAAAAGGTTTGGATACAGTGGAAGCCAATCTTAAATTGGGTTTACCGGCCGACGGAAGAAATTTCGATGTTGCCGTTGAGATTCTGAAAATGCTGGAAATACAAAAAATAAACCTTCTTACCAATAATCCGGATAAGCTGAGATCTCTTGAAAACAGTGGAATTATCCTTGAAAACAGGCTGCCTCTTGAGATCGATTCAAACGAGGTCAATGAAAGTTATCTGGTCAAAAAGAAAGATTATTTTGGACATCTGCTCGAAAGGGTATGA